From the genome of Populus alba chromosome 10, ASM523922v2, whole genome shotgun sequence, one region includes:
- the LOC118046508 gene encoding plant UBX domain-containing protein 7 — MERMLSENDEQSMVSSFLEIAAGQTAETARQFLQATSWKLEDAIQLFYVGNEGGAVASASHPPPTETWPEVLESGLKDLENEKVGQSDGEEVRAPLPVVRDTLYDDAMLYGASRTGYPPHEASSLIAFRNFDEEMKHPGVWESDQGSTSTTDNSRDNLASLYRPPFHLMFHGSFEKAKGAASVQDKWLLVNLQSTKEFSSHMLNRDTWANEAVAQTISTNFIFWQVYDDTSEGRKVCTYYKLDSIPVVLIIDPITGQKMHSWVGMVQPESLLEDLVPFMDGGPRDHHKTLSHKRQRGSTLTPPKSKALVSAYETKEEDEEVLRALAASMESMKDSSVIASNKKDIASNDKYDTSTAKGEEKCSTRTPTYPPLPEEPSGDKSLLCRVGIRLPDGRRVQRNFLKTDPIRLLWSFCYSQLEEAGTKLFCLKEAIPGAKRLDYDSTMTFGDSGLANSMISVAWE; from the exons ATGGAGAGAATGTTATCTGAGAATGATGAGCAGAGTATGGTGTCTTCCTTCCTCGAGATCGCCGCTGGCCAAACTGCCGAGACTGCCCGTCAGTTCTTGCAG GCCACAAGCTGGAAGCTTGAAGATGCTATTCAGTTGTTCTATGTAGGCAATGAAGGTGGGGCTGTTGCATCTGCTTCACATCCTCCGCCAACTGAAACCTGGCCGGAAGTACTTGAAAG TGGATTGAAGGACTTGGAAAATGAAAAGGTTGGACAAAGTGACGGAGAAGAAGTACGTGCTCCTTTACCTGTTGTGAGGGATACCCTTTATGATGATGCAATGTTATATGG AGCATCAAGGACAGGATACCCGCCACATGAAGCCAGTTCATTGATTGCATTCCGCAACTTTGATGAGGAAATGAAACATCCTGGTGTGTGGGAATCAGATCAAGGTTCTACATCCACGACAGATAACAGTCGAGACAATCTTGCTTCTTTATATCGACCTCCTTTTCATCTGATGTTCCATGGATCATTTGAAAAG GCAAAAGGAGCTGCTTCTGTTCAGGACAAATGGCTTCTAGTGAACTTGCAATCCACAAAGGAGTTCAGCTCACATATG TTAAACCGGGATACATGGGCAAATGAAGCTGTTGCTCAAACAATCAGTACTAATTTTATCTTTTGGCAG GTATATGATGATACAAGTGAGGGACGGAAAGTTTGCACTTATTACAAATTGGATTCTATACCAGTAGTCCTTATAATAGACCCAATCACAGGACAAAAGATGCACTCATGGGTTGGAATGGTGCAGCCTGAGAGTTTGCTAGAG GATCTAGTACCATTTATGGATGGCGGTCCAAGGGATCATCACAAAACCCTATCTCATAAACGTCAAAGGGGTAGTACTCTGACTCCACCAAAAAGCAAAG CTCTAGTGTCTGCTTATGAAactaaagaagaagatgaggaaGTGCTACGGGCATTAGCTGCTTCTATGGAGAGCATGAAAGACTCCAGTGTGATTGCTTCTAACAAAAAAGATATTGCTTCTAACGACAAATATGACACTAGTACTGCtaagggagaagaaaaatgttCGACTAGGACGCCAACATATCCACCTCTGCCTGAAGAACCCAGCGGCGACAAGAGCCTCCTTTGCAGGGTTGGAATTCGTCTTCCTGATGGACGCAGAGTCCAAAGAAATTTCCTAAAAACTGATCCAATACGG CTGCTATGGTCGTTCTGCTATTCTCAACTAGAAGAAGCTGGGACAAAGCTGTTTTGTTTGAAAGAGGCAATTCCAGGAGCAAAGCGTCTGGATTATGATAGTACAATGACCTTTGGGGACTCGGGGTTGGCCAACTCTATGATCTCAGTTGCATGGGAGTGA
- the LOC118046510 gene encoding protein SLOW GREEN 1, chloroplastic-like: protein MNLTLATSLLHLKTPSSFNSPSLLHFTTVKSHKSTSIPPLKIPKASSPSSSNDTFKNPLTQTLKTLSKTAILIGVTASMAGKFPALPAKAETPAALTEQNPTLEEEEEGIEKHQNQNQSDASTPLEAFLESNAEAIESLKSLLQQKLEKGQDDDALNILKHLVSAQPEVTEWKFLMARLLNEMCRVQDARNVFEEILVANPLSFEALFENALLMERSGEGDAVIRRLREALDIAEEENKVKEARDVRLIMAQIQFLQKNVEEALESYQELSKEDPKDFRPYFCRGMIYSLLDRNEEAKEQFAKYRELSPKKFEVEGYLRTSLSRMKLFGSNEKN from the coding sequence ATGAACTTAACTCTAGCCACTTCTCTTCTCCACCTCAAAACCCCTTCTTCCTTCAACTCACCTTCGCTTCTCCATTTCACCACTGTCAAATCCCACAAATCCACTTCGATCCCTCCTCTCAAAATACCAAAAGcctcctccccctcctcctcAAATGACACTTTCAAAAACCCAttaacccaaaccctaaaaacTCTCAGCAAAACAGCAATTTTGATCGGTGTTACAGCTTCCATGGCTGGTAAATTCCCTGCACTACCTGCAAAAGCCGAAACCCCGGCAGCCCTCACTGAACAAAACCCGACCCtcgaggaagaagaggaaggcATAGAGAAACATCAAAACCAGAACCAAAGTGACGCATCGACTCCTTTAGAAGCATTCCTAGAATCTAATGCTGAAGCAATTGAGTCTCTAAAATCACTTCTACAACAGAAGCTTGAAAAGGGCCAAGACGACGatgctttaaatattttaaagcaCTTAGTATCTGCGCAACCGGAGGTTACTGAATGGAAGTTTTTGATGGCAAGATTGCTGAATGAAATGTGCCGGGTCCAAGACGCTCGCAATGTGTTTGAAGAAATTCTCGTTGCGAATCCCTTGTCTTTTGAGGCATTGTTCGAGAATGCACTATTAATGGAACGTAGTGGAGAAGGAGACGCGGTTATTAGGAGGTTACGAGAGGCTTTAGATATTGCAGAAGAGGAGAATAAAGTGAAAGAAGCGAGGGACGTGAGGTTGATTATGGCTCAAATACAGTTTCTGCAAAAGAATGTGGAGGAGGCGCTGGAGAGTTATCAAGAGTTGTCGAAAGAGGATCCTAAAGATTTCAGGCCTTATTTTTGTAGAGGGATGATATACAGTTTGCTTGATAGGAACGAGGAGGCAAAAGAGCAGTTTGCCAAGTATCGCGAactttctccaaagaagtttgAGGTGGAGGGATATTTGAGGACCTCGTTATCAAGGATGAAGCTTTTTGGGTCGAACGAGAAGAATTGA
- the LOC118046506 gene encoding pentatricopeptide repeat-containing protein At5g13770, chloroplastic isoform X1: MAISSSPDWSAPSINSCRKPHKIIFPQTCKTLHLFPLPCFNIPVCHVNSSSSCPSPILEEEPISTNFPVTQLDLKLEDTQSYPIPDHPDKLNDFLCGVLQDPNSEELAYEYYKKAKEKPEFRPQRPVLKLLIRYLIQSDKWGLVLSVADDFKKYNVFPDSFTFSTLVSSCIRARRFKIVENLLENFKSDSKIAVLAFDSAMKGYNKLHMYGSTISVHEKMILAGIPLDSRCYCQIMKAYYKLGDAEKVVALFKEFESRKLDSKPMILRQIYKILCLSLGRSGQAFQALEYSRDMRKKGILEDSSIYSSLICSFANIREVEVAEELFKEAQEKRMLRDPEIVLRLVLMYIEEGKMEKTIEIVKVMKGTANLKVSDCIFCAIVNGFSKRRGFSAAVKVYEELKYDGCEPGQVTYACAINAYCRAGLYSKAEMVFSEMEEKGFDKCVVAYSSMISMYGKTGRARDAMRLVAKMKLKGCEPNVWIYNSLLDMHGRAKNLRQVEKLWKEMKRRKVTPDKVTYSSVISAYNKSKEYEMCVRYYHEYRFNGGVIDGAMAGIMAGVFSKISRIDELVKLLRDMKSEGTPIDERLHRSATNALRDAGLDIQAKWLQDSFEAK; encoded by the coding sequence ATGGCCATTTCCAGTTCTCCAGACTGGTCAGCACCTTCCATTAACTCTTGCAGAAAGCCCCACAAGATTATCTTCCCTCAAACATGCAAAACCCTTCACCTTTTCCCTCTCCCGTGCTTCAATATTCCTGTTTGTCACGTGAATTCTTCCTCTAGCTGTCCATCCCCTATCCTAGAAGAAGAGCCGATATCCACGAATTTTCCTGTCACCCAActggacttgaaacttgaagATACCCAAAGCTATCCAATTCCAGATCATCCAGACaagttaaatgattttttatgtggggtTCTTCAAGATCCCAATTCTGAAGAACTAGCATACGAGTACTataagaaagcaaaagaaaagccAGAATTTAGGCCACAAAGACCAGTGCTAAAGCTTCTAATAAGGTACTTGATTCAATCAGATAAATGGGGTTTGGTTTTGTCGGTGGCTGatgactttaaaaaatacaatgtgTTCCCAGATAGTTTTACTTTTTCAACTCTGGTTAGTAGTTGCATTAGAGCTAGAAGATTCAAGATTGTAGAGAATttacttgaaaattttaaatctgaTAGTAAAATTGCTGTTTTGGCTTTTGATTCAGCAATGAAAGGGTATAATAAGCTACATATGTATGGTAGCACAATCTCTGTACACGAAAAGATGATATTAGCAGGCATTCCTTTGGATTCTAGGTGTTATTGTCAGATAATGAAGGCCTATTATAAATTAGGTGACGCAGAGAAAGTTGTTGCATTGTTTAAGGAGTTTGAAAGTAGAAAGCTGGATTCAAAACCAATGATTTTAAGACAAATATACAAGATATTATGTTTGTCATTGGGGAGATCAGGCCAAGCTTTTCAAGCTCTTGAATACTCTAGAGACATGAGAAAGAAAGGGATTTTGGAGGACTCTTCAATTTACTCTTCCTTAATCTGTTCATTTGCAAATATTCGAGAAGTAGAGGTCGCCGAAGAGCTGTTCAAAGAAGCTCAAGAGAAGAGAATGTTAAGGGATCCTGAAATTGTTTTGAGGCTTGTTTTGATGTATATAGAAGAAGGGAAAATGGAGAAGACAATTGAGATTGTCAAGGTAATGAAGGGTACTGCTAATCTGAAGGTGTCTGATTGCATTTTCTGTGCAATTGTCAATGGCTTTTCCAAAAGGAGAGGGTTCAGTGCAGCTGTTAAGGTGTATGAGGAGTTGAAATATGATGGTTGTGAGCCAGGACAAGTGACATATGCTTGTGCAATAAATGCCTATTGCCGAGCTGGGCTTTATTCTAAAGCTGAAATGGTGTTTTCTGAGATGGAGGAAAAGGGGTTTGACAAATGTGTTGTGGCATACTCTAGCATGATCTCAATGTATGGGAAGACCGGTAGGGCAAGAGATGCAATGAGGCTTGTAGCAAAGATGAAACTAAAAGGTTGTGAGCCAAATGTATGGATATACAATTCTTTGTTGGACATGCATGGGAGAGCCAAGAATTTAAGGCAGGTGGAGAAGCTATGGAAGGAAATGAAGAGAAGGAAAGTGACACCAGATAAAGTGACTTACAGCAGTGTTATAAGTGCTTATAACAAGTCCAAGGAGTACGAGATGTGCGTGAGGTACTACCATGAGTACAGGTTTAATGGAGGTGTGATTGACGGGGCAATGGCAGGAATTATGGCTGGAGTTTTCTCCAAAATTAGTCGGATTGATGAGTTGGTGAAGCTTTTAAGGGACATGAAATCTGAAGGAACACCAATAGACGAGAGGCTTCATAGATCCGCTACGAATGCATTGAGGGATGCTGGACTGGATATCCAAGCCAAATGGTTGCAAGACAGCTTTGAGGCAAAGTAA
- the LOC118046509 gene encoding pentatricopeptide repeat-containing protein At1g73400, mitochondrial, which produces MRKFPACLSAFKINHRSLSFYRNVSPSFSLIPKILNSPTLSFPFAFLPANVTPMCSYCSQVAPLEQTFERSGRNRARECDVDKICETIMGSSSFSNCNHNDHNLEKTLDQLGLELTTDLVLKVLGRLHFEEKTSFRFFMWAGHQKNYSHEPCAYNEMIDILTSTKYKAKQFRIVCDMLDYMKRSNKNVVPVEVLLTILRNYTEKYLTRVQKFAKKRRIRVKTQPEINAFNLLLDALCKCCLAEDAEALFKRVKNKVKPDANTYNVMFFGWCRVKNPTRGMKVLEEMIQLGHTPDSFTYITAIDVFCRAGMVNEAAELFEFMRTKGSTMSSPTAKTYAIMIGALVQNNRMDECFKLLEDMINSGCLPDVSTFKELIEGMCSAGKIDEAYRFLQEMENKGYPPDIVTYNCFLKVLCENKNSEEALRLYERMIEAGCFPSVQTHNMLISMFFEMGDPDGAFETWYEMDKRGCAQDVDTYIVMIDGLFGCNKVEDACFLIEDIVNKGMKLPYQKFDSFLMQLSVIGNIRAIHRLSEHMRTFHNPSMARRFVQNQKRKSMSVRGR; this is translated from the coding sequence ATGAGGAAATTTCCTGCATGTTTATCTGCTTTCAAAATAAATCACCGTTCTTTGTCTTTCTACAGAAATGTTAGCCCTTCGTTTTCTCTTATTCCAAAAATCTTAAATTCGCCCACCCTATCATTTCCCTTTGCTTTCTTGCCTGCTAATGTTACTCCTATGTGCTCATATTGCTCTCAAGTTGCCCCATTAGAACAGACATTCGAGAGGAGCGGTAGAAATCGTGCTAGAGAGTGTGATGTTGATAAAATCTGCGAAACTATAATGGGCAGCTCTAGTTTCTCGAATTGTAATCATAATGATCATAATTTGGAGAAAACCCTTGACCAACTTGGGTTAGAGCTGACTACTGACCTGGTCCTTAAAGTTCTTGGTAGGCTTCATTTTGAGGAAAAAACTTCGTTCAGATTCTTTATGTGGGCAGGGCATCAAAAGAATTATTCCCACGAGCCTTGTGCTTATAACGAAATGATTGATATTTTGACTAGTACGAAATATAAGGCGAAGCAGTTTCGAATAGTCTGCGATATGCTTGATTACATGAAGAGGAGTAACAAGAATGTTGTTCCTGTTGAGGTTTTGTTAACCATTTTGAGGAATTATACAGAGAAGTATCTGACCCGTGTTCAGAAATTTGCCAAGAAGAGGAGGATAAGGGTGAAGACGCAGCCAGAAATCAATGCCTTTAACTTGTTGTTGGATGCTTTATGCAAGTGTTGTTTGGCTGAGGATGCTGAAGCATTGTTTAAGAGGGTGAAGAACAAGGTTAAGCCTGATGCTAACACTTATAATGTAATGTTTTTTGGCTGGTGTAGAGTTAAAAATCCGACTAGAGGAATGAAGGTTTTGGAGGAAATGATCCAACTTGGTCACACCCCTGATAGTTTCACATACATTACTGCCATCGATGTATTTTGCAGAGCAGGGATGGTGAACGAGGCAGCTGAACTTTTTGAGTTCATGAGAACGAAAGGTTCAACTATGTCATCGCCCACAGCAAAAACTTATGCAATCATGATTGGGGCTCTGGTACAGAATAATAGAATGGACGAGTGCTTTAAGCTTCTAGAGGATATGATAAACAGCGGTTGCCTCCCTGATGTTTCAACATTCAAAGAATTGATCGAAGGGATGTGTTCGGCTGGGAAGATTGATGAAGCTTACAGATTTTTGCaagaaatggaaaacaaaggTTATCCTCCTGATATAGTTACTTATAACTGCTTTCTCAAGGTCCTCTGTgagaataaaaatagtgaagaaGCACTTAGGCTTTATGAAAGAATGATTGAAGCCGGTTGCTTTCCTAGTGTGCAGACTCATAATATGCtgatttcaatgttttttgaGATGGGTGATCCTGATGGGGCATTCGAGACTTGGTATGAGATGGATAAGAGAGGCTGTGCACAGGATGTAGATACTTATATTGTGATGATCGATGGGCTTTTTGGTTGCAATAAAGTAGAGGATGCATGCTTTCTGATAGAAGATATCGTGAACAAGGGAATGAAATTGCCATATCAGAAGTTTGACTCTTTTCTGATGCAGCTTTCAGTGATCGGTAATATCCGAGCCATCCACAGACTCTCAGAGCACATGAGGACGTTTCATAATCCTTCTATGGCAAGACGTTTTGtacaaaatcaaaagagaaaaagcaTGAGCGTTAGAGGGAGGTGA
- the LOC118046506 gene encoding pentatricopeptide repeat-containing protein At5g13770, chloroplastic isoform X2 yields the protein MKGYNKLHMYGSTISVHEKMILAGIPLDSRCYCQIMKAYYKLGDAEKVVALFKEFESRKLDSKPMILRQIYKILCLSLGRSGQAFQALEYSRDMRKKGILEDSSIYSSLICSFANIREVEVAEELFKEAQEKRMLRDPEIVLRLVLMYIEEGKMEKTIEIVKVMKGTANLKVSDCIFCAIVNGFSKRRGFSAAVKVYEELKYDGCEPGQVTYACAINAYCRAGLYSKAEMVFSEMEEKGFDKCVVAYSSMISMYGKTGRARDAMRLVAKMKLKGCEPNVWIYNSLLDMHGRAKNLRQVEKLWKEMKRRKVTPDKVTYSSVISAYNKSKEYEMCVRYYHEYRFNGGVIDGAMAGIMAGVFSKISRIDELVKLLRDMKSEGTPIDERLHRSATNALRDAGLDIQAKWLQDSFEAK from the coding sequence ATGAAAGGGTATAATAAGCTACATATGTATGGTAGCACAATCTCTGTACACGAAAAGATGATATTAGCAGGCATTCCTTTGGATTCTAGGTGTTATTGTCAGATAATGAAGGCCTATTATAAATTAGGTGACGCAGAGAAAGTTGTTGCATTGTTTAAGGAGTTTGAAAGTAGAAAGCTGGATTCAAAACCAATGATTTTAAGACAAATATACAAGATATTATGTTTGTCATTGGGGAGATCAGGCCAAGCTTTTCAAGCTCTTGAATACTCTAGAGACATGAGAAAGAAAGGGATTTTGGAGGACTCTTCAATTTACTCTTCCTTAATCTGTTCATTTGCAAATATTCGAGAAGTAGAGGTCGCCGAAGAGCTGTTCAAAGAAGCTCAAGAGAAGAGAATGTTAAGGGATCCTGAAATTGTTTTGAGGCTTGTTTTGATGTATATAGAAGAAGGGAAAATGGAGAAGACAATTGAGATTGTCAAGGTAATGAAGGGTACTGCTAATCTGAAGGTGTCTGATTGCATTTTCTGTGCAATTGTCAATGGCTTTTCCAAAAGGAGAGGGTTCAGTGCAGCTGTTAAGGTGTATGAGGAGTTGAAATATGATGGTTGTGAGCCAGGACAAGTGACATATGCTTGTGCAATAAATGCCTATTGCCGAGCTGGGCTTTATTCTAAAGCTGAAATGGTGTTTTCTGAGATGGAGGAAAAGGGGTTTGACAAATGTGTTGTGGCATACTCTAGCATGATCTCAATGTATGGGAAGACCGGTAGGGCAAGAGATGCAATGAGGCTTGTAGCAAAGATGAAACTAAAAGGTTGTGAGCCAAATGTATGGATATACAATTCTTTGTTGGACATGCATGGGAGAGCCAAGAATTTAAGGCAGGTGGAGAAGCTATGGAAGGAAATGAAGAGAAGGAAAGTGACACCAGATAAAGTGACTTACAGCAGTGTTATAAGTGCTTATAACAAGTCCAAGGAGTACGAGATGTGCGTGAGGTACTACCATGAGTACAGGTTTAATGGAGGTGTGATTGACGGGGCAATGGCAGGAATTATGGCTGGAGTTTTCTCCAAAATTAGTCGGATTGATGAGTTGGTGAAGCTTTTAAGGGACATGAAATCTGAAGGAACACCAATAGACGAGAGGCTTCATAGATCCGCTACGAATGCATTGAGGGATGCTGGACTGGATATCCAAGCCAAATGGTTGCAAGACAGCTTTGAGGCAAAGTAA
- the LOC118046511 gene encoding uncharacterized protein: protein MRHIEAAISFLFKMLISLRNLGSSLPRRVSPPCNHHLSSIFSSPSTTTTRACLISCCFTGVLCILRFPFVTKSNSNPANFFDVLDKVSMTKIIQQDQWNDPRVVGSIQSSLAPIWVSRVLVEFKQDPKLALKFFKWAKTRVGFRHTTESYCILVHILFYARMYFDANNILKELVLSSWVLPGSDVFEILWTTRNVCVPGFGVFDALFSVLVELGMLEAAGQCFLRMTKFRVLPKARSCNAFLHRLSKAGEGDLSRGFFRDMVGAGIAPTVFTYNIMIGHVCKEGDMLTARSLFEQMKKMGLTPDIVTYNSLIDGYGKIGLLDESVCLFEEMKFMGCEPDVITYNALINSFCKFKGMPRAFEFFREMKDKDLKPNVISYSTLIDALCKEGMMQMAIKFFVDMTRVGLLPNEFTYSSLIDANCKAGNLGEAFMLADEMLQEHVDLNIVTYTTLLDGLCEEGMMNEAEELFKAMGKAGVTPNLQAYTALIHGHIKVRSMDKAMELFNEMRKKDIKPDILLWGTIVWGLCSESKLEECKIIMTEMKESGIGANPVIYTTLMDAYFKAGNHTEAINLLEEMRDLGTEVTVVTFCALIDGLCKRGLVQEAIYYFGKMPDHDLQPNVAVYTALIDGLCKNNCIGDAKKLFDEMQDKNMIPDKIAYTAMIDGNLKHGNFQEALNMRNKMMEMGIELDLYAYTSLVWGLSQCGQVQQGRKFLAEMIGKGIIPDETLCTRLLRKHYELGNIDEAIELQNELVEKGLIHGNSNPAVPNIQTRDDLDFSNFRK from the coding sequence atgAGGCATATTGAAGCAGCTATCAGTTTCCTCTTCAAAATGTTAATTTCTCTCCGCAATTTGGGTAGCAGTTTACCTCGAAGAGTAAGCCCTCCTTGCAATCATCACCTCTCTTCCATTTTCTCTTCACCTTCAACAACAACTACACGTGCTTGTTTAATATCTTGCTGCTTCACTGGCGTCCTTTGCATACTTAGGTTCCCATTTGTAACCAAATCAAACTCAAACCCCGccaatttttttgatgttttagacAAAGTTTCAATGACTAAAATCATTCAACAAGATCAATGGAATGACCCAAGGGTCGTTGGTTCAATTCAGTCTTCCTTAGCCCCAATATGGGTGTCTCGGGTTTTGGTTGAATTCAAACAAGACCCAAAATTGGCTTTGAAATTCTTCAAATGGGCTAAAACCCGAGTTGGGTTTCGCCACACTACTGAATCCTATTGTATATTAGTGCACATTTTGTTTTATGCTAGAATGTACTTTGATGCTAATAATATTCTGAAGGAATTGGTTTTATCCAGCTGGGTTTTGCCGGGCTctgatgtttttgaaattttatggaCTACGAGGAATGTTTGTGTTCCGGGGTTTGGTGTTTTTGATGCCTTGTTTAGTGTTTTGGTTGAACTAGGAATGCTTGAGGCTGCTGGTCAGTGTTTTTTGAGGATGACCAAGTTTAGGGTGTTGCCAAAGGCACGGTCTTGTAATGCCTTTTTGCATAGGCTGTCAAAGGCAGGGGAAGGGGACTTATCAAGGGGTTTTTTTAGGGACATGGTTGGGGCTGGTATTGCCCCAACGGTATTTACATATAATATTATGATAGGTCATGTGTGCAAAGAGGGGGATATGCTGACTGCTAGAAGCTTGTTTGAACAGATGAAAAAGATGGGGTTAACGCCAGATATTGTTACATATAACTCACTTATTGATGGATATGGTAAGATTGGGTTGCTGGATGAATCTGTTTGCTTATTTGAAGAAATGAAGTTTATGGGTTGTGAACCCGATGTAATAACCTACAATGCCTTGATTAACTCTTTCTGTAAATTTAAAGGAATGCCTAgagcttttgaattttttcgtGAGATGAAGGATAAAGATTTGAAACCAAATGTCATATCTTATAGCACATTAATCGATGCTTTATGCAAGGAGGGAATGATGCAAAtggcaattaaattttttgtggATATGACCCGTGTTGGTTTGTTACCCAATGAATTCACATATAGCTCTTTAATTGATGCAAATTGTAAAGCTGGCAATCTAGGTGAGGCTTTCATGCTGGCTGATGAGATGTTGCAGGAACATGTTGACTTGAACATTGTTACATACACGACTTTGCTGGATGGCCTTTGTGAAGAAGGGATGATGAATGAAGCAGAAGAGTTATTTAAGGCAATGGGGAAAGCTGGGGTAACTCCTAATCTGCAAGCTTATACTGCCCTTATTCATGGGCACATCAAGGTTAGGAGCATGGATAAAGCCATGGAGTTATTcaatgaaatgagaaaaaaagatatcaaaccAGACATATTGCTTTGGGGAACCATTGTTTGGGGTCTTTGCAGTGAAAGTAAGCTTGAAGAATGTAAGATTATAATGACCGAAATGAAGGAGTCTGGTATAGGTGCCAACCCTGTCATATATACAACACTAATGGATGCTTACTTTAAGGCAGGGAATCACACAGAAGCAATCAATCTGCTAGAAGAGATGCGGGACTTGGGTACTGAGGTTACAGTTGTGACATTTTGTGCATTAATTGACGGTTTGTGCAAAAGGGGTTTAGTTCAAGAGGCAATTTATTACTTTGGCAAGATGCCAGACCATGATTTACAACCCAATGTTGCAGTTTATACAGCCCTTATTGACGGTCtttgtaaaaataattgtattggAGATGCAAAGAAGCTGTTTGATGAAATGCAAGACAAAAATATGATTCCAGATAAAATTGCTTATACTGCAATGATAGATGGAAATTTGAAGCATGGGAACTTTCAAGAAGCATTGAATATGCGAAACAAGATGATGGAAATGGGTATAGAACTTGATCTGTATGCATATACTTCCCTGGTCTGGGGGTTGTCACAATGTGGCCAAGTGCAGCAAGGAAGAAAGTTTCTTGCTGAGATGATTGGAAAGGGTATCATTCCTGATGAGACTCTGTGTACCCGTCTATTGAGAAAGCATTATGAACTAGGAAATATCGATGAAGCTATTGAACTGCAAAATGAATTGGTGGAAAAGGGTCTAATTCATGGCAACAGCAATCCTGCAGTTCCTAATATTCAAACTCGAGAtgatttagatttttctaattttagaaaataa